One Numenius arquata chromosome 10, bNumArq3.hap1.1, whole genome shotgun sequence DNA segment encodes these proteins:
- the LOC141469523 gene encoding pulmonary surfactant-associated protein A-like, which yields MLSYSSYMLAAVAAFLATCHALPKCPGVPELPGIPGLPGKDSLRGQARLPGLIGPSGSLLGPPRRDRLPWPQGVPDSLDTELHNVLVNLKHRLCRLEGVLALNGKIKEVGEKIFASNGKEVDFASALESCEEAGGTIATPMNEEENKAILGIVKQYNRYAYLGIKEGQASGQFKYIDGMPLNYTKWHQHEPNGKGTEKCVEMYSDGSWNDRKCNLYRLTICEF from the exons ATGTTGTCTTACTCATCCTACATGCTTGCAGCAGTGGCTGCTTTCCTAGCGACTTGCCATGCGCTGCCTAAATGTCCAGGAGTTCCTGAGCTACCTGGTATCCCTGGACTGCCTGGAAAAGACAGTCTGAGAGGACAGGCACGCCTACCAG gtcTCATAGGACCCTCTGGAAGCCTCCTGGGGCCTCCTAGAAGAGATCGTCTTCCTTGGCCACaag GTGTACCTGATTCTCTGGACACTGAACTCCACAATGTTTTAGTAAATTTGAAACACCGACTTTGCAGACTTGAAGGCG tGCTTGCtttgaatgggaaaataaaagaagtagGAGAGAAAATATTTGCCAGCAATGGGAAGGAAGTGGATTTTGCATCTGCACTAGAATCCTGTGAAGAGGCCGGAGGAACTATTGCAACTCCCATGAATGAGGAGGAGAATAAGGCTATTTTGGGTATTGTGAAACAGTATAACCGATATGCTTACTTGGGCATTAAAGAGGGTCAGGCTTCAGGTCAATTTAAGTATATAGATGGCATGCCTCTGAATTACACCAAGTGGCACCAACATGAGCCTAATggcaaagggacagaaaaatgtGTGGAGATGTACTCTGATGGGAGCTGGAATGACAGAAAGTGCAACCTGTATCGCCTCACAATCTGTGAATTTTAA